The following are encoded together in the Scomber japonicus isolate fScoJap1 chromosome 20, fScoJap1.pri, whole genome shotgun sequence genome:
- the LOC128381890 gene encoding cerebellar degeneration-related protein 2-like: MLTDTIVEEEFELKEEEPWYDKQDLEHDLQLAAELGKTLLERNRELEQGLQQMYSNNQEQLQEIEYLTKQVDLLRQVNDQHAKVYEQLDVSARELEQNNRKLSLDNRTAQQKIQGLTETVEMLQTQVEELQHQVEELKLSPAKPPHRDSLSPRGTQSVSCLKELQNRYSDYDPDEPSDDLESSTVSWHEEEQASLRQSLRTLQTQFASERARREEAEREAELLVGENAALEQQLSGMKVCQSRMSELEREAEELRQLWKSESSARSSRPNIMHGLLSDVMFLNQDEENEGEVAPKSPRLLKRWDSDRLMKATQIPDSPDRIYDHECSCVRRAEVVKYRGISLLNEVDAQYSALQVKYDELLRRCHLGQQEEEQDGQSHKSVQTASLATSCPALAGMEDFEDDFHQPEYKELFREIFSRIQKTKEDLIENRGRLSAGAVLPILQ; encoded by the exons ATGCTGACAGACACGATCGTTGAGGAAGAATTTGAGCTCAAGGAGGAAGAGCCGTGGTACGACAAGCAAGACCTTGAACATG ACCTGCAGCTGGCGGCCGAGCTCGGGAAGACTCTCCTGGAGAGGAACCGGGAGCTGGAGCAGGGCCTGCAGCAGATGTACTCCAACAACCAGGAACAGCTGCAGGAGATCGAG TACCTGACGAAGCAGGTGGACCTCCTCAGGCAGGTCAATGACCAGCACGCTAAGGTGTACGAGCAGCTGGACGTGTCAGCCAGAGAGCTGGAACAGAACAACCGCAAACTGTCTCTGGACAACAGGACGGCCCAGCAGAAGATCCAGGG GCTGACGGAAACCGTGGAGATGCTGCAGACGcaggtggaggagctgcagcacCAGGTTGAAGAGCTGAAGCTGAGTCCTGCGAAGCCTCCACACAGAGATAGTTTGTCACCTCGAGGCACTCAGAGTGTGTCCTGCCTGAAAGAGCTGCAAAACAG GTATTCTGACTACGACCCAGATGAACCCTCAGACGACCTGGAGTCCTCCACCGTGTCGTGGCATGAAGAGGAGCAGGCGTCACTGCGACAGTCCCTCCGGACCCTCCAGACCCAGTTTGCCAGCGAGCGCGCCCGGCGGGAGGAGGCAGAACGAGAGGCGGAGCTGCTCGTCGGTGAGAACGCAGCGTTGGAGCAACAGCTGTCGGGGATGAAGGTGTGCCAG TCCCGGATGTCTGAGCTGGAGCGTGAGGCCGAGGAACTGCGTCAGCTCTGGAAATCAGAATCCTCCGCAAGATCCTCCAGGCCCAACATCATGCACGGGTTGCTGTCCGACGTGATGTTCCTCAACCAAGACGAGGAAAACGAAGGGGAGGTGGCTCCTAAAAGCCCCCGGCTCCTGAAGCGATGGGACAGCGATCGTCTGATGAAGGCCACGCAGATCCCCGACTCTCCCGACAGGATTTACGACCACGAGTGCTCCTGCGTGCGCCGAGCCGAGGTGGTGAAGTACCGCGGGATCTCCCTGCTCAACGAGGTGGACGCCCAGTACAGTGCCTTGCAGGTGAAGTACGACGAGCTGCTGCGCCGATGCCACCTGgggcagcaggaggaagagcaggacgGGCAGAGCCACAAGTCCGTCCAGACCGCATCCCTCGCCACTTCCTGTCCTGCGCTGGCAGGCATGGAGGACTTCGAGGATGACTTTCACCAGCCGGAGTACAAGGAACTTTTTAGGGAAATTTTCTCCCGCATTCAGAAAACCAAAGAGGACCTCATTGAAAACAGAGGGAGACTCTCAGCTGGTGCAGTGTTGCCTATTTTGCAATAa